The Muricauda sp. SCSIO 65647 genome includes a region encoding these proteins:
- a CDS encoding BspA family leucine-rich repeat surface protein, whose protein sequence is MKRVLLFFVFFLTTIFCFKAFGQDPFITTWQTTTANESITIPTFSGETYDYTIDWGDGTVETNQTGDAAHTYANPGTHTISISGTFPRIYFNNAGDKDKIVTVAQWGDIGWTSMQNAFMGCTNLDVVATDIPDLSNVTDMSNMLFSCRNLQGNTSFSSWDVSNVVNMNGLFVSTTMFNQDINNWDVSSVTDMGNMFLASNFNRDIGDWQVSNVTNMAEMFKDDEFFDQSLANWNVTSVTSMVEMFLDAGLSTANYDATLIGWAAIPVLQSNVVFDMANSTYCDGAAARQTIIDNFGWTINDSGLDTNCSTVDFSNAFITTWEVPPTLAIFIPTDNNLTYDYSIDWGDGTVETGLTGNANHSYATQGRYTVSIVGTFPKFHVNTTTFNPNRFNIRTIEQWGNIEWVSFERSFIGCELLDVTATDTPDLSQVTNLGAMFQLCRSLVGTPAFNNWDVSTITSTYRMFSDAVLFNQDISNWNVANVTSMDEMFARAEAFDQPIGSWTTSALRSMRSMFQGATSFDQNVDSWDVDQVGNMELVFSGAGSFNQPLNNWDVSQVTRMQNMFSGATNFNQPLGDWNVSLVQNMSRMFQNATSFDQNLDAWDIGNLTPEFQLDPFGNPDGPDIASASDMFQNAGLSFENYDALLLGWSTLDTANGEVQIPNNITLGAGNSQYCVGESARQDLIDNFGWTITDGGKNCPETEAVLEPDGMLTINDTNGGDSDDGFTISVSGGNLVLGSTSSISISGDGVVQVDANTVQIPLANITNGLTLDGGGGANTLMLDTSLQLLGPDNGLTLSNIDVQLTGSDDFQLNELNVNNGIFDTNNLTTLITETANFTNGSTLVGIGSIIGTVNIDGTSTVAPGTSPGIMNTGDLILENGSTFDAEVNGPTPGTEHDQIVVTGTVTLNSPTLNLIGGYANAPTDEIILIDNDGTDAVTGTFTGLAEGASVAFGGFNGTISYTGGDGNDVSLIGLQVLVPGAFVTTWKTDNPGVSASNQITIPIDPTFTYNYTVDWGDGSSDASVAGSITHTYASAGTYDVSITGNFPAIRFANFVNPPVSDSEKLLLVKQWGTIAWQSFGAAFEGCSNLDIMATDVPDLSGVTQAFNMFRGCSNLMGNSSFGNWDVSSITNMGGMFGRTTNFNQPIGNWNVGSVTDMRFMFFRATNFDQPLDNWDVSAVADMDSMFALATSFDQPLGNWDISSLVTAQQMFDGLSTANYDILLNGWSTLDTASGETQIPSNIIFGAGNSQSSGAGQTARQNLIDNFNWTITDGQDVVLTQATLNPLNGANLVPVDQTFTAVFNELVQFSSTPESIFIFDLSFEFGFGTVQELTLANGDFSLTDDGSVSTLTINPPEDLPANKLLSISIPPGLIEDLAGNAWEGTQGVGDGFPWHFTTNLGDTPCTSGDVDLEIIFDQFAAETSWELKDQNGTIVDSATYTATESNTTINDTFTGLANGTYTFTMFDTFGDGICCTAGNGSFVVSKNGIEIFRGGRFIAEQSFQFCIDASIDAEVPVINCPDDIVQDAGMSCSAVVPIVNPMATDNASTNFTFEGIRNDELPLTDPFFVGATTILWTAEDEAGNISESCEQVITVTGSGDCWFDIGPNIVGSPGDQLGAGVSINATGDRVAYVNPNINGLGNLGEVTILERNGTTWSPLGGTVPGGALGRGFSGTDLNDVGNRLAVSQLNGNVKVFELINNNWAQLGAEIAAVGDTFIQKVDFDASGDRLAIGYAGGGTNRQGQTAVFEFKNGQWAQLGSTLSGTGDGDTFGRDVSLNTNGTRLAVGAYQVETSGFGRPREDGYVQVFELINGDWELLGNTIVSNEDADDDFFGVSVHLNDIGDRLVVGANAGDYAKVFQFDNGNWVQLGQTIFAVNEIDQPGYQVDMNGAGDIILIGDFYQPARIFQFNGAQWQLLGQPIYAEAGQDCAINKAGNIVVLGNPNTSGDVLDEGKVVIYEYAGNLDSEAPIITCPDDIVEVIASGISATVTLVDPTATDNVSSTFTFEGNRSDTLPLTDPYPLGDTTISWTATDEAGNISDSCDQLITVGVAETEIMLNADGSLDIMDTNGGDSDDAFALSINDGNLRISNTVNFIAISGTGVVQIDANTVEIPLASITNGLTIDGAGGANTISLLTPLQLLGANNGLTLNNLDAQVIGSGDLELNTLNVSNGIFDTNDLTTVVTDSANFTNGSTLIGIGSITGTVNIDGTSTVAPGVSPGILIVGDFTLESGGIFDAEVNGPTPGTEHDQIVVTGTVTLNTPTLNLIGGYANAPTDEIILIENDGTDAVAGTFVGLAEGAAISFGAFSGIISYVGGDGNDVSLLGTPVQRPFITTWQTTTANETITIPTLGAGYNYTVDWGDASQPTDETGDATHTYINPGTYTVSISGDFPRIIFNNAGDKEKILFINQWGDIQWTSMSRAFSGCQNLDVVASDAPNMESVTSLDYMFNSCRSLLGNASFNTWNVSNVTDFSGVFFQASSFNQDISAWDVGKAINMTRFFSGAQSFNQNIGTWDVSSVTDMSAMFSLASNFDQPIGSWDVGNVDNMAQVFSSATSFNQDISSWNTSKVQNMLGMFSEATAFNQNINTWDVSSVTDMGAMFSRASNFNQPIGNWDVSNVGNMAQMFANATSFNQDIGDWIVSEVTSMATMFIAASAFNQDISNWDIENVTNISSMFANATEFNQDIGQWNVENVTDMRLLFNNAISFNNNLEAWNVGKVENMTWIFDGSGLSNENYDKTLIGWSQLPLLQNGVQLDAPQNQYCLAADARQQIIDTYGWTINDAGLNCAALTVTGFNLIDADNDVVLRTLMDGDVIDVGGLLTMNLNIQAVATADTESVLLELTGPQNKTMTENIDPYALFGDISGDYSPNVFPLGPYDLTATPYSADNLGGTMGTGLTIGFEFVDGNPACTSFDTFVANQSDPTTCGAADGSIEIGVSDSAAPVTFAWAHDGGLDSNIATNLMAGTYTVTVTDANGCTETLTVTLEDPAAPTVTLAPFADALDTDPAFTLTGGSPAGGDYGGPGVSGGMFDPSAVGAGTYEITYSYTDGNGCTGMAAQFITVIDTSVLSIISFNLIDADNDVVLRPLIDGDVIDVSGFLTMNLNIQAVATADTESVLLELTGDQIGTRTENVAPYALFGDSGGDYFGIVFPLGMFEITATPYSGNSLTGEMGTPLVISFEFVDNPICASFDAFVANQSDPTTCGGSDGSISMAEVGGAPPISYELLEGSVVQSTGTFSGLSAGNYTITVTDTNGCTETLTVTLEDPNAPSVTLAPFADVLDTDPALTLTGGSPTGGNYSGPGVSGGMFDPSTVGAGTYDITYSYINPTTNCESSATQPITVTDTSVLSVTGFVLVDAENDVDIGPIANGAVFFSLPPSLNIRAEATGDVESVLMQITGGLTNTRTENVAPYALFGDSGGDYFDQAFGTGAFTVTATPYSADNLGGTTGTGLTVSFNIVVPPAAPRPNVLSLHPNPANVQVTASFEAPVEIQKIMVFDMQGRLVKTYAMDPNTQGAEYGLDVSDMPPGVYFVRTQNEKGHYFQKQMVVKH, encoded by the coding sequence ATGAAAAGAGTTTTACTATTCTTTGTTTTCTTTCTCACAACCATTTTTTGCTTTAAGGCCTTTGGGCAAGATCCCTTTATCACTACTTGGCAGACCACCACGGCCAATGAAAGTATTACGATCCCTACTTTTTCGGGAGAGACCTATGACTACACCATAGACTGGGGCGATGGCACCGTGGAAACCAACCAAACGGGCGATGCCGCACATACCTACGCCAACCCCGGAACACATACCATTTCAATCAGTGGCACTTTTCCGAGAATTTACTTCAACAATGCCGGGGACAAGGATAAAATAGTGACGGTAGCGCAGTGGGGAGACATTGGCTGGACTTCCATGCAAAATGCTTTTATGGGCTGCACAAATCTCGACGTGGTGGCCACGGATATACCAGACCTATCGAATGTCACAGATATGTCAAATATGCTTTTCAGTTGCAGAAACTTACAAGGCAATACCTCATTTTCAAGTTGGGATGTCTCAAATGTGGTCAATATGAACGGGTTGTTTGTATCGACCACCATGTTCAATCAAGACATCAACAATTGGGATGTCAGTTCAGTGACCGATATGGGCAATATGTTCTTAGCTTCAAACTTCAATCGAGATATTGGTGATTGGCAAGTGAGCAACGTGACCAATATGGCCGAAATGTTCAAAGATGATGAATTTTTTGATCAAAGTCTGGCGAATTGGAACGTTACTTCCGTCACTAGTATGGTTGAGATGTTTTTAGACGCTGGTCTATCCACCGCCAATTACGATGCTACCTTGATCGGTTGGGCCGCAATTCCCGTTCTACAGTCCAATGTGGTCTTCGATATGGCCAATAGCACGTATTGTGATGGGGCGGCAGCACGACAGACCATAATTGACAATTTCGGATGGACAATCAACGATTCAGGATTAGATACAAATTGCAGTACAGTTGATTTCTCCAATGCCTTTATCACCACTTGGGAGGTACCGCCAACTTTGGCCATTTTTATACCAACAGACAATAATCTAACCTATGACTATAGTATTGATTGGGGTGATGGAACGGTTGAAACTGGTCTAACAGGTAATGCCAATCATTCATATGCAACACAGGGCAGATACACAGTTTCTATTGTCGGAACATTTCCCAAGTTTCATGTCAACACGACAACTTTTAACCCTAATCGATTTAATATCAGGACTATAGAACAATGGGGGAATATTGAATGGGTTTCGTTTGAAAGATCTTTTATTGGGTGTGAATTATTAGATGTTACTGCCACCGATACTCCCGATCTTTCTCAAGTGACAAACCTTGGAGCCATGTTTCAATTATGCCGATCATTGGTAGGCACCCCTGCGTTCAATAATTGGGATGTCAGTACTATTACTTCTACGTATCGAATGTTTAGCGACGCAGTACTTTTTAACCAAGACATTTCTAACTGGAATGTAGCGAATGTTACAAGTATGGACGAAATGTTTGCAAGGGCAGAAGCTTTCGATCAGCCTATTGGCAGTTGGACAACATCTGCTTTAAGATCTATGCGAAGTATGTTTCAAGGGGCCACGTCTTTTGATCAGAACGTCGATTCTTGGGATGTGGACCAAGTTGGAAATATGGAATTGGTATTTTCAGGCGCAGGGTCTTTCAACCAACCATTGAACAATTGGGATGTTTCTCAAGTCACCAGAATGCAAAACATGTTTAGTGGGGCAACAAATTTTAACCAACCTTTGGGCGACTGGAATGTAAGCCTGGTTCAGAACATGTCCAGAATGTTCCAGAATGCCACCTCTTTTGATCAAAATCTAGATGCTTGGGATATCGGTAACTTGACTCCCGAATTCCAATTGGACCCTTTTGGAAATCCAGACGGACCAGATATCGCCTCAGCTTCCGATATGTTTCAAAATGCTGGTCTCTCGTTTGAAAATTACGATGCCCTTCTTTTGGGCTGGAGTACTTTAGATACCGCCAATGGCGAGGTACAGATACCCAACAATATTACCCTTGGGGCGGGCAATAGCCAATATTGTGTTGGTGAATCGGCACGGCAAGACCTTATCGACAACTTTGGGTGGACCATCACCGATGGCGGCAAGAACTGCCCAGAGACCGAAGCGGTTCTGGAACCGGACGGTATGCTCACCATCAACGACACCAACGGTGGTGATAGCGACGATGGCTTCACTATTTCAGTGAGCGGGGGCAATCTTGTACTGGGCAGTACCTCATCCATATCTATTTCAGGCGATGGTGTGGTACAAGTCGATGCGAATACCGTTCAGATACCACTGGCCAATATCACCAACGGTCTTACGCTAGACGGTGGCGGCGGGGCCAACACCCTGATGCTCGATACCTCATTGCAATTGTTGGGGCCAGATAATGGATTGACCCTAAGCAACATAGACGTACAATTGACAGGTAGCGACGATTTTCAGTTAAATGAACTGAATGTCAATAACGGCATCTTTGACACCAATAATCTTACGACCCTCATCACAGAAACTGCCAATTTCACAAACGGTTCAACCTTAGTAGGCATAGGGTCAATTATAGGCACGGTCAATATTGATGGCACTTCAACGGTGGCACCCGGCACCAGCCCGGGTATCATGAACACGGGCGATTTGATACTCGAAAATGGCAGCACCTTTGATGCCGAAGTTAACGGCCCCACGCCCGGTACCGAACACGACCAGATTGTCGTTACTGGCACCGTAACCCTAAACTCGCCAACTCTTAACTTAATTGGAGGCTATGCCAATGCCCCGACCGATGAGATCATCTTAATCGATAACGACGGCACCGATGCCGTAACGGGCACTTTTACTGGACTCGCCGAAGGCGCGTCAGTAGCCTTTGGGGGTTTTAATGGTACTATAAGCTATACCGGCGGAGATGGCAATGACGTTAGTTTAATAGGTCTTCAAGTACTTGTTCCCGGGGCTTTTGTGACCACATGGAAAACCGACAATCCAGGGGTGTCGGCCAGTAACCAGATCACCATACCCATCGATCCGACATTCACCTATAATTATACCGTTGACTGGGGAGATGGTTCTAGCGATGCTTCCGTTGCTGGAAGTATTACCCACACCTATGCATCAGCAGGAACCTATGATGTTTCGATCACAGGAAATTTTCCAGCAATAAGGTTCGCCAATTTTGTAAATCCACCAGTGTCCGATTCAGAAAAGTTATTATTGGTTAAGCAATGGGGAACTATTGCTTGGCAATCTTTTGGCGCGGCCTTTGAAGGTTGTTCCAATTTAGATATTATGGCCACTGATGTTCCAGATTTATCTGGGGTTACCCAAGCATTTAACATGTTCAGGGGATGCTCAAATTTGATGGGCAATAGCTCTTTTGGAAATTGGGACGTTAGCAGCATAACAAATATGGGGGGTATGTTTGGTAGAACAACGAATTTTAATCAGCCTATTGGTAATTGGAACGTAGGTTCAGTGACCGATATGAGGTTTATGTTCTTCAGGGCCACAAATTTTGACCAACCCCTTGACAACTGGGACGTAAGTGCCGTTGCGGATATGGACAGTATGTTCGCCTTGGCAACAAGTTTTGACCAACCCCTTGGCAACTGGGATATTTCAAGTTTAGTTACTGCCCAACAGATGTTCGATGGTTTGTCAACAGCGAATTATGACATACTTTTAAATGGGTGGTCAACTTTGGATACTGCTTCTGGAGAAACTCAGATTCCGAGCAATATTATTTTTGGCGCAGGCAACAGTCAGTCTTCTGGAGCTGGTCAAACGGCACGTCAAAACTTAATCGATAATTTTAATTGGACGATAACCGACGGGCAAGATGTTGTACTTACACAAGCGACTTTAAACCCACTTAACGGTGCAAACCTTGTACCTGTTGATCAGACTTTTACAGCGGTATTCAATGAACTGGTCCAATTTTCAAGTACTCCTGAATCTATTTTTATTTTTGATCTATCATTTGAATTTGGCTTCGGAACCGTTCAAGAGCTTACCTTGGCCAATGGCGATTTTTCATTGACCGATGACGGTAGTGTCTCTACACTGACAATAAACCCCCCAGAAGACCTACCTGCAAACAAATTGCTGAGCATCAGTATTCCGCCGGGGCTAATTGAAGACCTGGCCGGTAATGCATGGGAAGGAACACAAGGTGTTGGTGACGGTTTTCCTTGGCATTTTACCACAAACCTTGGTGATACCCCCTGTACTTCTGGTGACGTGGATTTAGAGATTATTTTCGATCAATTTGCAGCAGAAACCTCTTGGGAACTTAAAGATCAAAATGGAACCATTGTCGATTCAGCGACCTACACAGCCACTGAATCCAATACCACGATAAATGACACATTTACGGGTCTCGCTAATGGTACCTATACCTTTACCATGTTCGATACTTTTGGAGACGGTATTTGTTGCACTGCGGGCAATGGCTCGTTTGTGGTCTCTAAAAACGGTATTGAAATCTTTAGGGGAGGAAGATTTATTGCTGAACAGTCCTTCCAATTTTGTATAGATGCCTCAATTGATGCTGAAGTACCCGTGATTAACTGCCCAGATGATATCGTGCAAGATGCCGGAATGTCTTGTTCGGCAGTAGTGCCGATTGTGAATCCTATGGCAACAGATAATGCCTCTACCAACTTTACTTTTGAAGGTATACGTAACGATGAGCTGCCATTGACTGACCCCTTCTTTGTGGGTGCGACCACCATTCTATGGACCGCCGAGGACGAAGCCGGAAATATTTCGGAATCTTGTGAGCAAGTGATTACGGTAACCGGAAGCGGAGACTGTTGGTTTGATATAGGCCCGAACATTGTGGGTAGTCCAGGTGATCAATTGGGGGCGGGTGTAAGCATAAATGCTACCGGTGATAGGGTGGCTTATGTGAACCCGAACATAAACGGTTTAGGAAATTTAGGCGAAGTTACCATATTGGAAAGAAATGGCACTACTTGGAGCCCACTGGGAGGCACTGTGCCCGGTGGCGCATTAGGCCGTGGTTTCAGTGGTACCGACTTGAACGATGTGGGCAACCGATTGGCAGTAAGTCAACTCAATGGTAATGTAAAGGTCTTTGAGCTAATCAATAACAATTGGGCACAACTGGGTGCTGAAATTGCCGCAGTTGGTGATACTTTTATACAAAAGGTCGATTTTGATGCCAGTGGCGATCGATTGGCTATCGGATATGCAGGTGGTGGTACGAACAGACAAGGGCAAACCGCTGTATTCGAATTTAAGAATGGTCAATGGGCACAATTGGGGTCTACACTTTCTGGCACGGGAGACGGCGATACCTTTGGTCGAGATGTCTCTCTAAATACTAATGGTACACGATTGGCAGTTGGAGCCTACCAAGTAGAAACCTCTGGTTTTGGAAGGCCAAGAGAAGATGGATATGTACAGGTTTTTGAATTGATCAACGGCGATTGGGAGCTTTTGGGCAATACCATAGTAAGCAATGAAGATGCCGATGACGACTTTTTCGGAGTAAGTGTGCACTTAAATGATATTGGTGACCGTCTTGTTGTCGGTGCCAATGCAGGAGATTATGCCAAGGTATTTCAATTCGATAATGGCAATTGGGTGCAATTGGGGCAAACCATTTTTGCAGTAAACGAAATAGATCAACCGGGCTATCAGGTAGATATGAATGGTGCTGGCGATATCATTTTAATCGGCGATTTTTATCAACCAGCTAGAATTTTTCAATTCAATGGGGCACAATGGCAATTATTGGGGCAGCCCATTTATGCCGAAGCAGGTCAAGACTGTGCCATCAACAAAGCAGGGAATATTGTAGTATTGGGAAATCCCAATACTAGTGGAGACGTATTGGACGAAGGCAAGGTGGTCATTTACGAATATGCGGGCAATCTTGATTCAGAAGCCCCAATCATCACCTGCCCCGACGATATCGTAGAGGTCATTGCATCGGGCATTTCGGCCACCGTTACGCTGGTCGACCCCACGGCCACCGATAACGTATCGAGCACCTTTACCTTTGAGGGTAACCGTTCAGACACACTGCCCTTGACAGACCCCTACCCCCTCGGCGACACCACCATCAGCTGGACAGCCACTGACGAGGCGGGCAACATATCTGATTCTTGCGACCAATTGATTACCGTGGGCGTCGCCGAAACCGAGATCATGTTGAATGCCGATGGCTCATTGGATATTATGGACACCAACGGCGGTGACTCTGACGATGCATTTGCATTGAGCATCAACGATGGCAACCTTCGAATCAGCAATACGGTGAACTTCATCGCCATCAGCGGCACAGGGGTGGTACAAATCGATGCGAACACTGTCGAGATACCCCTTGCCAGCATAACCAATGGCCTCACCATCGACGGGGCGGGCGGTGCCAATACCATCAGCCTCTTGACCCCCTTGCAACTATTGGGGGCCAACAATGGACTGACCTTAAACAATTTAGATGCCCAAGTTATTGGCAGCGGCGACCTCGAATTGAATACGCTGAACGTGAGCAATGGTATCTTTGACACCAACGACTTGACCACAGTGGTCACTGATTCGGCAAACTTCACCAACGGCTCTACCCTGATTGGCATTGGTTCAATTACGGGAACGGTCAATATCGATGGCACCTCGACCGTAGCCCCTGGGGTGAGTCCTGGCATTTTGATTGTAGGTGACTTTACTTTAGAGAGTGGCGGTATCTTCGATGCCGAGGTCAATGGCCCTACCCCGGGAACCGAGCACGACCAGATTGTCGTTACCGGTACGGTAACCTTGAACACACCAACCTTGAACCTTATCGGGGGTTACGCCAACGCCCCGACCGATGAGATTATCTTGATCGAGAATGACGGCACTGATGCCGTAGCGGGTACTTTTGTAGGGCTCGCAGAGGGTGCGGCTATCTCGTTTGGTGCTTTTTCAGGCATTATTTCGTATGTCGGTGGCGATGGCAATGATGTCTCGTTGTTGGGCACACCCGTTCAACGCCCGTTTATCACCACTTGGCAGACCACCACCGCCAATGAAACTATAACCATACCCACGCTCGGTGCTGGCTATAACTATACAGTGGATTGGGGAGATGCATCGCAACCCACCGATGAAACAGGTGATGCCACCCATACCTATATCAATCCCGGAACATATACGGTTTCGATTTCGGGTGATTTTCCTAGAATCATTTTCAATAATGCAGGCGATAAGGAAAAAATACTGTTCATTAATCAATGGGGAGATATTCAATGGACCTCTATGTCAAGAGCTTTTAGCGGTTGTCAAAACCTTGACGTGGTCGCATCAGACGCACCAAATATGGAAAGTGTCACGAGCCTTGATTATATGTTCAATAGTTGCCGATCCTTATTGGGAAATGCTTCTTTTAACACATGGAATGTTAGCAATGTGACCGATTTCTCGGGAGTCTTTTTTCAAGCAAGCTCTTTTAACCAAGATATCAGCGCTTGGGATGTAGGTAAAGCGATAAATATGACAAGATTCTTCAGCGGCGCTCAGTCATTTAATCAAAATATTGGCACCTGGGATGTATCAAGTGTTACAGACATGAGCGCTATGTTCAGCCTTGCCTCCAACTTTGATCAGCCAATCGGTAGTTGGGATGTCGGCAACGTTGATAATATGGCACAAGTGTTCTCTAGCGCTACTTCGTTTAACCAAGATATAAGTAGTTGGAATACTTCAAAAGTGCAGAACATGCTTGGAATGTTTTCAGAGGCCACAGCTTTTAACCAAAATATTAACACTTGGGATGTATCAAGTGTTACAGACATGGGTGCTATGTTCAGTAGGGCTTCCAACTTTAATCAGCCAATCGGTAATTGGGATGTCAGCAATGTTGGCAATATGGCACAAATGTTTGCTAACGCCACTTCGTTTAACCAAGACATCGGAGATTGGATTGTTAGTGAAGTCACCAGTATGGCTACCATGTTTATAGCAGCGTCCGCCTTCAATCAAGATATTTCAAATTGGGATATTGAAAATGTTACCAATATAAGTAGCATGTTTGCAAATGCCACTGAATTTAATCAAGATATTGGCCAATGGAACGTAGAAAATGTAACCGACATGCGCTTGTTGTTTAACAATGCAATTTCATTTAATAATAACCTTGAAGCTTGGAATGTTGGAAAAGTGGAAAATATGACTTGGATTTTCGACGGTTCAGGTCTTTCAAACGAAAACTACGACAAAACCCTAATTGGTTGGAGCCAATTGCCATTGTTGCAAAATGGGGTACAGTTAGATGCGCCACAGAACCAGTACTGTTTGGCCGCTGATGCCCGCCAACAAATCATCGATACCTATGGGTGGACCATCAACGATGCAGGTTTAAACTGTGCTGCATTGACAGTGACGGGTTTCAACCTGATCGATGCCGACAACGATGTGGTACTGCGGACCTTGATGGACGGTGACGTGATCGATGTGGGCGGCTTATTGACCATGAACCTGAATATACAAGCCGTGGCCACCGCTGACACCGAGAGCGTGTTGTTAGAGCTCACAGGGCCGCAGAACAAGACCATGACCGAGAACATCGATCCCTATGCACTCTTCGGTGACATCTCGGGTGACTATTCACCGAACGTATTCCCGCTTGGGCCCTACGACCTGACGGCCACCCCCTACTCGGCCGACAATCTGGGCGGCACCATGGGCACGGGGCTGACGATAGGCTTTGAGTTTGTCGATGGGAATCCTGCCTGTACAAGTTTTGACACCTTTGTGGCGAACCAGTCAGACCCTACCACCTGTGGGGCGGCTGATGGTAGCATTGAAATCGGTGTCTCCGATTCAGCAGCTCCCGTAACCTTTGCATGGGCCCATGACGGAGGGCTTGACTCCAATATTGCGACCAACCTTATGGCCGGGACCTATACCGTGACCGTAACCGATGCCAATGGCTGTACCGAAACCTTGACGGTCACCCTTGAAGATCCTGCTGCACCCACAGTCACCTTGGCACCTTTTGCCGATGCGCTCGACACCGACCCCGCCTTTACCTTAACGGGCGGTTCACCGGCGGGGGGCGATTATGGCGGTCCCGGCGTGAGCGGCGGCATGTTCGACCCAAGCGCTGTGGGAGCGGGAACCTATGAGATCACCTATTCCTATACCGATGGCAATGGATGTACCGGCATGGCCGCACAGTTCATCACGGTCATCGACACCAGTGTGCTCTCCATCATCTCGTTCAACCTGATCGATGCCGACAACGATGTTGTGCTACGGCCCTTGATTGACGGTGACGTGATCGATGTGAGCGGCTTTTTGACCATGAACCTGAACATACAGGCCGTGGCCACCGCTGACACCGAGAGCGTGCTGTTAGAGCTCACTGGTGACCAAATCGGCACGAGAACGGAAAACGTCGCACCCTATGCCTTGTTCGGTGACAGTGGGGGAGATTATTTCGGCATAGTATTCCCATTGGGTATGTTCGAGATTACGGCAACACCATATAGTGGCAATAGCCTCACAGGTGAAATGGGCACACCCTTGGTCATAAGCTTTGAATTTGTCGATAACCCGATCTGTGCAAGTTTCGATGCCTTCGTGGCGAACCAGTCAGATCCAACCACCTGCGGGGGCAGTGATGGCAGCATTTCCATGGCCGAAGTGGGCGGCGCCCCACCGATAAGCTATGAGTTGCTGGAAGGGAGCGTGGTTCAGTCAACGGGCACCTTCTCAGGTCTTTCCGCAGGCAATTACACCATTACGGTCACCGACACGAACGGCTGTACCGAGACCTTAACGGTCACCCTCGAAGATCCGAATGCGCCCTCGGTCACCCTGGCACCCTTTGCCGATGTGCTTGATACCGACCCGGCCCTCACCTTGACGGGCGGTTCGCCGACGGGAGGCAATTATAGCGGACCTGGCGTGAGCGGTGGTATGTTCGACCCAAGTACTGTTGGCGCAGGCACCTACGATATCACATATTCATATATCAATCCGACAACAAATTGTGAGAGCAGCGCCACACAGCCCATCACGGTCACCGATACCAGTGTGCTGTCGGTCACAGGCTTTGTGCTGGTCGATGCCGAGAATGACGTTGACATCGGCCCGATCGCAAATGGGGCGGTCTTCTTCAGCCTGCCCCCCAGTCTGAACATCAGGGCAGAGGCAACGGGGGATGTGGAGAGCGTACTGATGCAGATCACGGGCGGCCTAACCAATACCCGAACTGAGAACGTCGCTCCCTATGCACTCTTCGGCGACAGCGGCGGCGACTATTTTGACCAAGCCTTTGGCACGGGCGCCTTCACCGTGACCGCGACCCCCTACAGCGCCGACAATCTGGGCGGCACCACGGGCACCGGCCTGACGGTCAGCTTCAACATCGTCGTACCACCGGCAGCTCCCAGACCGAACGTGTTGAGCCTGCACCCGAACCCGGCCAATGTACAAGTGACGGCTAGCTTCGAGGCCCCGGTCGAAATTCAGAAGATCATGGTCTTCGATATGCAGGGGCGATTGGTCAAGACCTATGCCATGGATCCCAACACACAGGGGGCCGAATATGGGCTCGACGTGAGCGACATGCCCCCGGGCGTGTACTTCGTAAGAACACAGAACGAAAAGGGCCACTACTTCCAGAAACAGATGGTGGTCAAACACTGA